GCAGCCAAGCGTATCTGCGCCTCGCCACTGAAGTGATCCGCCGGGAACGGCGTCTCGCAGCCGCCTAACGACAGGAGTCTTTTGGGATCATGAACGACAAACCCTCCCGTCTCGGCCGCGGCCTGGCAGCGCTTATCGGCGACATGGCGACCCTTGAGGGCGCCCGAGTCGCTGAATCCTCAACCGGCGGCAAGCGCCTGCCGGTGGAATTTCTCGTCGCCAACCGTGCCAATCCGCGCCGCGACTTCGATCCGGACCAGCTCGAGGACCTGACGAATTCCATCCGCGAAAAAGGCGTGATGCAGCCGCTACTGGTGCGTCCGACCAATGATCCGAACATTTTCGAGATCATCGCCGGCGAGCGCCGCTGGCGCGCTTCCCAGAAGGCCGGGCTGCATGATGTCCCCGTTATCATCCGCGATGTCGACGACAAGGAAGCGCTCGAACTCGCCATCATCGAGAACGTTCAGCGCGCCGATCTCAGTCCGCTTGAAGAAGCCATGGGCTATGGCCAGCTGATGGATCAGTTCGGCTATACCCAGCAGGATCTGGCGCAGGTTATCGGCAAGAGCCGTTCGCACGTTGCCAATACGCTGCGCCTGCTGCGCCTACCAGATGACGTGCGCGATATGCTTGCCCGCGGTGAACTCACCGCCGGCCATGCTCGCACGCTGATCACTGCCGAAGATCCTGCCTCCCTTGCGCGCCAGATTGTTGGTGGCGGATTGTCGGTGCGCGAAGCCGAAGCCCTCAGCCAACGTGACGCCGTGCAGCCGCGCAAGCGGCAGGCATCGTCACCGGCCGAGAAGGATGCGGATACGCGCGCGATCGAGAAACAGCTTTCCGATCAGTTGGGATTGGCGGTTACGATCAACCACTCGCCGACTG
The sequence above is a segment of the Paradevosia shaoguanensis genome. Coding sequences within it:
- a CDS encoding ParB/RepB/Spo0J family partition protein, producing the protein MNDKPSRLGRGLAALIGDMATLEGARVAESSTGGKRLPVEFLVANRANPRRDFDPDQLEDLTNSIREKGVMQPLLVRPTNDPNIFEIIAGERRWRASQKAGLHDVPVIIRDVDDKEALELAIIENVQRADLSPLEEAMGYGQLMDQFGYTQQDLAQVIGKSRSHVANTLRLLRLPDDVRDMLARGELTAGHARTLITAEDPASLARQIVGGGLSVREAEALSQRDAVQPRKRQASSPAEKDADTRAIEKQLSDQLGLAVTINHSPTGGKLEIRYRTLEQLDSICSRLSIRESF